One Deltaproteobacteria bacterium genomic region harbors:
- a CDS encoding serine hydrolase — translation MSYALLILVALGSPPSSSNSKATSAEVSMAPVASLEIQANTKINSDSQTPNQAPEQCQSKITLNKKSRSLQRNLENAINKTHLDKYLKKHRLSIALVDLTSSKRIYYAGINDDDMMYAASLPKIAILLANAQAADDGRLDWTDEHSRRFFSMITASSNADASWGVEQVSLGSIESVLRDPRYCLYDNEHGGLWIGRKYAHSSETYRDPKNGLIHGATARQAARFYTMLNQEKLVSKVWSDRMLSLMGPPKHHHKFVRGLADRQNIQFVARKSGTWKVWHSDSALIRHGDNLYVAVAISETRHGDEIMQKIIRILDDLVMNGKHRRQRRPSRV, via the coding sequence ATGTCTTATGCTTTGCTGATTTTGGTGGCTTTAGGATCACCTCCGTCTAGCAGCAATTCTAAAGCTACAAGCGCCGAAGTATCTATGGCGCCAGTTGCTAGTCTTGAAATTCAAGCAAATACAAAAATTAACTCTGACTCACAGACACCAAATCAAGCACCAGAACAATGCCAAAGTAAAATAACTCTGAATAAAAAGTCGCGTTCACTGCAGCGCAATCTTGAAAACGCGATTAATAAAACTCATCTTGATAAATATTTAAAAAAGCATCGCTTGAGTATAGCGTTGGTTGATCTTACTTCTTCCAAGCGTATTTATTATGCCGGTATTAATGATGACGATATGATGTATGCAGCTAGTCTGCCCAAGATTGCAATTCTGTTAGCTAATGCGCAAGCTGCTGATGATGGCCGTTTAGATTGGACTGACGAACATTCCCGCCGTTTTTTCTCGATGATTACTGCGTCAAGTAATGCTGATGCAAGTTGGGGCGTCGAACAAGTCAGTCTTGGTAGTATTGAATCAGTACTGCGAGATCCCCGTTATTGTTTGTATGATAATGAACACGGTGGCTTATGGATTGGGCGGAAATATGCGCATAGCAGTGAAACTTATCGTGACCCTAAAAATGGGCTCATTCATGGCGCCACCGCCCGCCAAGCCGCACGATTTTATACGATGCTTAACCAAGAAAAACTGGTTTCTAAAGTTTGGAGTGACCGCATGCTTTCACTAATGGGTCCCCCCAAACATCATCATAAATTTGTACGTGGTTTAGCTGATCGTCAAAATATTCAATTTGTTGCTCGCAAGAGTGGCACTTGGAAAGTCTGGCATTCTGACAGCGCCCTTATTCGCCATGGTGATAATCTTTATGTAGCAGTCGCTATCTCTGAAACACGCCATGGTGATGAGATCATGCAAAAAATTATTCGCATTCTTGATGATCTAGTCATGAATGGCAAACACCGCCGTCAACGACGGCCCTCGCGGGTGTAA